The nucleotide sequence GTCCACCTTTGGCGTAGCTGAACAGCTTGGTTCCCACGGATAGGAGCGTGTCGTCGACCCCGGTACCCGATTTGCCACCGGGTTTCGCCTCGGCAAGCCTGGCGAGCTCCTCAGCGACGGCCACGGCGACGTACACCGGGTTCTCACCGGAGGCGGCGGGTGGTTGCGGCGACCCGACGTGTTGGCGCCGAACGGGTTTCAGGATGCGTTCACGCCACGGTTCGGGGGCCTCAGCGGGCAGTCCGGCCGGCAGACCGTCACGACCGGGGTCCAGCCAGCGGTAGGTGCCGTTCACGGTGCGGGACGGCGGCATCGCCAGATACCCAGTGCCACCGACCTTGATGTCGATGTACGGGGCGATCGTCTTGTGCACGCCGCGGGCAGCGATCACGTCGTCGCTGAGACGGAGCCAGATGTGCCGCCCGCCGGTAGCCGTCTCGGCCACCCAAGTCGCCGGCAGCGGCCCCAGCTCGTCGACCAGGTTGTCGAAGCTCTGGTTGCCGGTCTTGGCGCCTGCCACGTCCACGTCAACGACGGCGATGTCGGGCCATGGGCGTGCGCCGACGTTGAAGTCAGGGTTTTGGTTCCACCAGCATTTGATCTGGTCGTAGTCGACGCTGGCGTCCTTGAAGCCGTGGGCCGTGGCCGGTTCTTTCTGTCCGGGCCGCAGCGGAAAAGTCGCCATGTTCATGGCGGCGTACGTCAGCGCCATCCGGCGCCCATGGTATTGGTCGATCACGCTTCACCGCCTCGCGCGTGGAGCTGGTCGGCGGCTTCCCTGACGTAGCGCGGTGAGCGTTCGTACACGGCGGGGACTTCGGCTGCGAGCCGGACACGACGTTGGAAGTCCTGCGCCCACTTGTCGTGCTTGCTGTTCTGGGTTCGCCGGTGCTGCTGGTCGTTGGTGTTGGTGTTAGGCGGCATCGCGGACACCGCCGTCGTGGACCTTGTGGTTGGTGCCGGCGTTCAGCAGCGCGGCGACCCGCGCGAGCTGTTCGTCAGTTGGGGGAGGCCAGGCGGCGACGATACGGGCAGCGTGGGCGCGGAGAGCGTCAGATGATGATGTGCAGGTGGGCACGACCAGTAACACCTTTCGGTGTTGTCCGGCGTAACCCTGTGCCGGCGGTCGGCTGCATCAGCCCACTAAGATCACTACACGTTGAACTTTACGTGATGATGCGCTCGCATGTCGATTTCGTGGTATCCGTTTGTTTGACATCTGCGGCGAGCTGCGCGATCGGCACTGTGGTCACTTTGCATCGGCAACCAACCTCAGCGCGCACCCCGGTGGGCCACAGGGCGATGTCGAGGGGAAGCGATTCGTCCATCCCGATGACCTTGCCAGGGTTCAGGGCGACGGCGTCGCCCGCCCGAACCTCGTCGGCCGTGTACGGGCTGCCGACCCTACGAAGCCAGTCTGGTAATGGAACCCGGAAGGTCTCGCCGACGACGCGGAACTCGTCTCTGTACTTGAACAGCCGCAGCAATGCGTGTCCCTTGGGGCAGCGCCAGAGCACTAGCGGCGCGGGAGGCTTCACCGGGGGAACAGCACCACCTGTTCGGCGCTGCTTTTCGTGCCAGCGGATGCGCCCGGTTCTGTTGCGCTCACTCATTTCGCCACCTTCTTCGGTTTGACGTCCACGTACTTGCCGAACCGTTCCCACTCGGCGTCGGTGGGGTTGTCGCGGTTGTTGAACCATCGGCCCCGCGGCCCCTTGAGGACTTTTACCGTCATCACGTCGTCGATGATCTTGCCGCAGATGTCGGCCGAGCAACCTTGCCAATACGCGACGGGGTCATCGGCGGCCAGCATCCCAGCCGCGGGACTCTTACGGGACATCCTGCCCAGCACGTCGTCAATGCCTGCGATCTGCGCCTTGAATTCCGCAGTGCCAGAACGCAGCTGGCTGCCGTCGATGTCACCAGCCGTGAACATGCGGGCCAGCTCATCCATGCGGGCCCGCAAAGCGTCCCGCTTGGCCTGCAACTGCGTCACGTCCACGCCGCCGCGGCCGTTGAGGCGCGCGGACAACCGCTTACGTGCCTTGGGTTGCGAAAACCATTCTAGGACAATCGCTTCCACGTACAGGTCGAGCGGTTCACCGATACGTACCACGCATTGCTTTTCGCTGCATTCGTAGCGCCGCCCGCCGGGCTGCTTGCCGCCGGGCGTGGTGTGGCGCATCCGGGCGCCGCACAGCCCGCACACGTACAGCCCGGACCCGATGTACTTCTTCTCGAAGCTGGTGCAGACGGTCCGCGACGGGTCGGACACGAACGCCACAAGTCCCTTGTGGGTATCGACGTCGATGATCGGTTCCCAATCGCCTTGTCCGACCTCAATTCCGTTGTGCACGTTGATCGCTGCATACCGTGGGTTGATCAGCAGCCTGCGCACGTTGGTGCCGGTGAACTTGTGTCCCCGTGAGCCGGTCATGCCGGTGGCGTTCCATTCACGGGCGATCTGCCTCATCGACTTACCCGCCAGGGCGTCGGCGACCGCTTGGCGCACCATGCTCGCCTCGGGTTCGAGTAACGTGCCGTCCTGCGTGTAGCCGAAACACCTGTTGGCGCTCACCCACTTGCCGGCGGCGGCCTTCTGCTGGTTAGCGCGCTTGCGGCGCTCGCTGGTGTGCTCAGACTCTTGGCGTGCCACCGACCCGAGGATGCGGGCCACCATCCGTCCGGCCGACGTGGACAGGTCTAGGTCGCCGCCCTGTACGGTGCGAATCTGCACCCGGTTGGACTCGGCGATGTCGATCAACCGCTCCAAGTCGCGCATGGATCGATACAGCCGGTCGGTGTGCCAGACCAGCAGCGCGCCGAACTCGCGATTCCGCATTGCGGTCAGCATCGCCTCGAAGCCGGGCCGCCGCTTACCGGAGAACGCCGACAGGTCGTTGTCGTCGAACCGGGCGGCGATTTCCCAGCCGAGTCGGCCGGCTAGCGCGAGGCAGTCGTCGAGTTGACGTTGCACCCCAAGCCCTTCGAGCTTCGGGTCGCTGGAGATTCGGGTGTAGACAGCTGCGCGCACATCTGTATTCTAACAGTGCATCAATCGAACTGTCTTTGTCATACAGGACGATGCGCTGGTCGGGTGAGGCGATGCGGCGGGTACGACCCAGATACAACGGACGGGCGGAGTGCTGGTCGTACACGGCGAGGTAGTGATAGGCGTGGCTAGCCATGCGAATCAGGTCGCGCATGGGCAGCACCGTGCCGCCCCCGGTGACCGCCCGGCCACTTGCCGCCGTCAACTCCTGCAGGGTGGTCGACACGATGACGGTGACCGGCAAACCGTTGTGTTGGCCTAGCTTCGGGTCGCCCAGCTGGCCGCGGACCAGGGCGTTGAGTGCATCGTGTTGGCGTTGCGCGGGAGTGCGGGTGTCCGTGCGTGCTGCTTCCTCGGTGGGTTCGCCGGCGACACAGGGTTTTTCGTCGGCAGGGTTACACATGCCGGGCGCGGCGAACTTCGCCAGCCAGGCGTCGATGTTGGCGCGCAGATCGGGGGAGGCAACCAGCTTGCCGACGCTCATCCCGTCGGAACGCAGGCTAGACCAGGTAAACCCCCGCTGCCGGGCACGATCGGCGTCGGAGAATTTGCCGTCGGGATTGATCAGCAGGGCCGCGCGGTGGGCCGCCTTTTCCAACTGGTCGGGCCGCAACAACGCAGCCTGTTCGGCGAGGAACCGCTCGGCGTGCTCGACGACCGCGACCGGCGTCTCCTCGGGCAGATCGCGGACGAACGCCTGAATCACCCGTAGGTGCTGCCCGTCGAGCAGCCCTTCCCGCCACGCCTGGGCGGTGGCCGGCAATTCCGGCGGCAGCTGCTGGCCGGTCAGCGTCAAGCGCGGAGAAAGCTGTGCGACGTCGCGAATCCGCCGGCGCGCCTCGGCGCAGCTGATCCGCAGGTAGTTAGCAATCACCTGATGGGGTGGACCGCCGAGGTCGGCGGGGTCCTCCTTTGCGAGCCCGCCGATCACGTCGTAGCCGCACGCCACCAACTCCCGGACGGCGTTCTCCACTTCGGCGAGCCGCTGCAGCCGCTCCTGCGGCTTGAGCTGGTCGAAGTTCAGCTCGCGCACGCTGGCGACCGAAGCGCGAAGCGCGTCGAAGGCGGCCACCGGTTTCGAAAACATGTTCGAATTCTATGCCTGGCCTACGACGCGAAGCGCTGCAAAAGAGGGCCCCTGTGGATCCACGCCCAACTGTGGATAAACCCGCTCGGTCTAGGCTTCACCCATGCGGGTAGGCGTGCTGGGAGCCAAGGGGAAAGTCGGGTCGACGATGGTGGCCGCGGTGCAGGCCGCCGAGGATCTGACCCTGTCGGCCGAAATCGACCTCGGCGACCCGCTTAGCCTGCTCACCGACACCAACACCGAGGCCGTCATCGACTTCACCCACCCCGACGTCGTCATGGGCAACCTGGAGTTCTTGATTGCCAACGGAATTCACGCCGTCGTCGGCACCACCGGCTTCACCGCCGAACGCCTCGAACAAATCGAATCCTGGCTGGCGAAAACCGACACCTCGGTATTGATCGCACCGAACTTCGCGATCGGGGCGGTGCTGTCCATGCACTTCGCCAAGCAGGCCGCGCCGTTCTTCGACTCGGTGGAAGTCGTCGAGCTGCACCACCCGCACAAGGCCGACGCCCCGTCGGGTACCGCCGCGCGCACCGCGAAGCTGATCGCGGAGGCACGAAAAGGCTTGCCGCCCAACCCCGATGCCACCAGCACCAGCCTGCCCGGGGCCCGCGGCGCCGACGTCGACGGCATCCCCGTGCACTCGGTGCGGCTGGCCGGGCTGGTTGCCCACCAGGAGATCCTGTTCGGCACCGAGGGGGAGACGCTGACCATCCGGCACGACAGCCTGGACCGCACGTCGTTCGTGCCCGGCGTGCTGCTCGCGGTGCGCCGCATCAAGGAACGCCCCGGGCTCACCGTCGGCATCGAACCCCTGCTCAACCTGCAATGAGCAAGGCGCTGCGCACCCAACTGTTCATCGCCTTCCTGTGCGTGGCGCTCGTCGTCTACCTGTTCCTGCTCGCGCGCCTGGCCGTCGCGATGATCACCACCGGCCGCCCGGCCGCCGTCGGCCTGGGGCTGGCGCTGCTGATCATGCCGGTGATCGGGCTGTGGGCGATGATCGCCACGCTGCGAGCCGGATTCGCCCACCAGAAGCTGGCCCGCCTGATCGCCGAAGACGGCATGGAACTCGACACCAGCACACTGCCGCGACGCCCGTCCGGGCGCTTCCAGCGCGACGCCGCCGACGCGCTGTTCGCCACCGTGCGCACCGAGGTCGAGGGTGATCCCGACGATTGGCGGCGCTGGTATCGGCTGGCCCGGGCCTACGACTACGCCGGGGATCGGCGCCGTGCGCGGGAAGCCATGAAGACGGCGGTGCAATTGCAGGCCCGCCCATGAGCAAGACACTGCTGATCGTCCACCACACGCCGTCGCCGCACTGCCAGGAGATGTTCGAGGCGGTGGTCGCGGGGGCGACCGACCCCGACATCGAGGGAGTGGAGGTCATCCGGCGGCCCGCGCTCACCGTCTCGCCGATCGAGATGCTCGACGCCGACGGTTATCTGCTGGGCAGCCCCGCCAACCTTGGCTACATCAGTGGCGCACTCAAGCATTATTTACGCGATTACCGGGCTTATTAAGGACGCGAGCTACTGATCGGCTTATCAGGCGTCCTTGCCGAAGTCGTGATCACGCCAAAATCCTGGCGTGAGAAGGGGTTGCCATCGGTGGATGACCCCTCCGTCCTCATCGACGCCCTCGGGTGTGTACGCGCTGTCGGTCGGGTCGCCGTTGGGCCACCGATCGAAAAACGCCGTGACGATGGCGAGGTCCTTCTCAGCCTCCTCGCGCGTCGAGTGGGAAGAAATGGCTGTACCAGCGACGGTGTCGATCACCAACCAGATATCGTGGTCGGCGACCTCAAGAACGTGCTTGGCGTTGTGCACGACGTAGACGTTGACCATCCAAACCACCTTAATATGCCTGCATCTGCCCCGGATTGTGCTTTGGCCCATTCCTATTAAGGCGACTCGCAGTCCGAAATACAGGGTGTTTTTCCATGAGACTTTTCTTAGTGGCCACGCCCGCGTTTGCGCTGCTAGCGTGCGGTTTTGGGTCGCAACGCGACCGCTACAACGAGAGAAGCGAGACTCGACATGTCCATAGCCAGACGGGTTCCATACGAACCTGATCCGAAGGCGCGGCCCTACCACTGGGCCCATGATCATGCGCTCTCCAAGAGCGCGAAGTTCCCTGGCAGGTTCGCCGGGTGGTACGCCGACCACTGCTTCGAAACGATGACGGTGGCCCAGGCTTGGGAAATCGCGCCCGATGAAATGAAGCGCAGGTAGTGGCGCGGCTGCTGACTGTCCACCACACGCCAAGCCCCCATTGTCAGGAGCTGTTTGAGGCTGTGGTGGCCGGGGCGACCGACCCCGAGATCGAGGGCGTGGACGTCGTTCGCCGACCGGCGCTGACGGTCTCGCCGGTGGAGATGTTGGAGGCCGACGGCTACCTCCTGGGGAGCCCGGCCAATCTCGGCTACGTCTCCGGCGCTCTGAAGCTTTATTCGGGCGAATAACCCCTTAATAGTCGCCGACGATGATTCAGCACCGATGGACCTCTGATCAGGAGATCGAGGAGTCGAAAAGGCAAGCTAAACAAGGGAGCGTCGGTAAGCGTCACCACCACGTCCCTCAGATGTACTTGCGTCGATGGGCGGGTGCGGATGGCAAGGTCCGCCTCACGCAGACTGACACCGGCGCAAGCTATCTGCAACCGCCCAAGGAGATCGCGAACCGCGACAACTTCTACAAGATCGCTGCTGCCGACTTGGAGGCGGAGTTTCCCGGCCTATGGCTGGAGAAGCACATGGCACGGATCGAGGGTGACGCCGCCAGCTGGCTCCAGGCACTCGATGATCTCCCTGACGGCCGCATATATGACGGTGACCTGATCGCAAACATGGCGGTGTTCGTCGCGCTCCAAGATCAGCGGACGGTGCGCGCGCGCGAGCGGGAGCTGCGAATCGAAGACGCGCTCAATCGGTTTGGCCGCGCCAAGGTGGCGAGCCTC is from Mycobacterium conspicuum and encodes:
- a CDS encoding recombinase family protein, producing MRAAVYTRISSDPKLEGLGVQRQLDDCLALAGRLGWEIAARFDDNDLSAFSGKRRPGFEAMLTAMRNREFGALLVWHTDRLYRSMRDLERLIDIAESNRVQIRTVQGGDLDLSTSAGRMVARILGSVARQESEHTSERRKRANQQKAAAGKWVSANRCFGYTQDGTLLEPEASMVRQAVADALAGKSMRQIAREWNATGMTGSRGHKFTGTNVRRLLINPRYAAINVHNGIEVGQGDWEPIIDVDTHKGLVAFVSDPSRTVCTSFEKKYIGSGLYVCGLCGARMRHTTPGGKQPGGRRYECSEKQCVVRIGEPLDLYVEAIVLEWFSQPKARKRLSARLNGRGGVDVTQLQAKRDALRARMDELARMFTAGDIDGSQLRSGTAEFKAQIAGIDDVLGRMSRKSPAAGMLAADDPVAYWQGCSADICGKIIDDVMTVKVLKGPRGRWFNNRDNPTDAEWERFGKYVDVKPKKVAK
- a CDS encoding bifunctional DNA primase/polymerase, whose product is MIDQYHGRRMALTYAAMNMATFPLRPGQKEPATAHGFKDASVDYDQIKCWWNQNPDFNVGARPWPDIAVVDVDVAGAKTGNQSFDNLVDELGPLPATWVAETATGGRHIWLRLSDDVIAARGVHKTIAPYIDIKVGGTGYLAMPPSRTVNGTYRWLDPGRDGLPAGLPAEAPEPWRERILKPVRRQHVGSPQPPAASGENPVYVAVAVAEELARLAEAKPGGKSGTGVDDTLLSVGTKLFSYAKGGHVDRQAAEDEMKRIAMQLGHSDHYAEKTLNQAWSYAEPKHPPERRSVAPAYTLDPQDQP
- a CDS encoding tetratricopeptide repeat protein, coding for MSKALRTQLFIAFLCVALVVYLFLLARLAVAMITTGRPAAVGLGLALLIMPVIGLWAMIATLRAGFAHQKLARLIAEDGMELDTSTLPRRPSGRFQRDAADALFATVRTEVEGDPDDWRRWYRLARAYDYAGDRRRAREAMKTAVQLQARP
- the dapB gene encoding 4-hydroxy-tetrahydrodipicolinate reductase; this encodes MRVGVLGAKGKVGSTMVAAVQAAEDLTLSAEIDLGDPLSLLTDTNTEAVIDFTHPDVVMGNLEFLIANGIHAVVGTTGFTAERLEQIESWLAKTDTSVLIAPNFAIGAVLSMHFAKQAAPFFDSVEVVELHHPHKADAPSGTAARTAKLIAEARKGLPPNPDATSTSLPGARGADVDGIPVHSVRLAGLVAHQEILFGTEGETLTIRHDSLDRTSFVPGVLLAVRRIKERPGLTVGIEPLLNLQ